The DNA segment GCAAAGAACCCATCACACTAGGAGATATATGAAATGAGTCACGATAATTCCCAAGTTTACAGAACAACTTCAGCTAGAACTGGAAAAATGATGGCAATCATGTTAGGTATCTGTATCGTAGGTGGGGCCATCTTCTTTGGAATGTGGGACTATTGGATATCTCAACCTGCTCCAGTTGTAGCAATGATGGCAGGTGGCGATGATCATGCTGCTCCTGCAACACAAACTGGAAAAACTATCACACAAGATCTTCGATTTATTGAGTCATCAGACTTTAGGACTTTGGCATTTAATGCACTTCCTGGGGAACCCGATAACAATCCAACAATTAATATGAACGTTGGAGACAAAGTAATCTTTAATGTCGAAAATGCAGGAAAATCATTCCATTCATTCGGTGTTACAAAAGATGCTGAAGGCTTTGGAGGAATTATTCCTGGCAGTGAAGTTGCATTAGCATCAAATCCATTAAAACCAGGTGAAGGTGGTACATCAGAATTTGTTGCAGGTGAGGAAGGAACTTACTACTACATTTGTACAGTTCCGGGTCATAGAGACCAAGGAATGGTAGGAGAAATTATTGTAGGACCTGCGCAAGCTGGTTCATCAGGAGTAGCAGCTGCCCCAACAGGAGTATCACATGACTTTACTTTGGACTTTGTAGAATCTGCAGATTTCAGAACTTTGGCATTTAACGCATTACCAGGAGAAGAAGGACACAATCCAGACATTCGTGTTAACTCAGGAGATAAAGTAACTGTAACTGCAAATAATTTGGGAAAATCATTTCATGCATTTGGAGTAGTCTCAAATCCTGAAGACTTTAACAGCATAGTAATGGATTCTGCAATTGCAGCTGCAACAAACCCATTAAAACCAGGTGAAGGTGGCAGTGTCACATTTACTGCTGGTGCACCAGGAACTTACTACTACATTTGTACAGTTCCAGGACATGCATTACAAGGCATGCAAGGTACTTTCATAGTAGAATAATTTTGGCAATTCAGTATCTTGCATTAGCAACAATGATTGTTTTGTATTCTCTGATGTTTATCGGTGGATATATTTCAGCTGCAGGACTTGGATTGACTTGTCCTGAATGGCCTCTGTGTCCTAACGGAGTAATGCCATCTGAAGAATATCTTATTGAGTGGATTCATAGAACAACTGCTGCAACTACTGGAGTACTGGTAGTTTCAACCATGATTGCAAGTCTAATTAACAAGAATTCTGATTTGAAAATAAAAATTACAAGCTCACTTGCAACAGGTTTGGTAATTACACAAATTACACTGGGCGCTCTAGTCATTGACACAAAACTACATGCAGTACTGGTTGCAATTCATTTGGGAATTGGAATATGGCTGTTTGCTATGGTGTTGTTGACTGTACTCTTTGCATTTAGAATTTCAAAGTCTTCTAAGGCAATCACTGCTTAGACTTTTTCAATAATTTTGGCAAATAGATGTATAGCATTACTCCTAGAAATACAAAAGCCCCTGTAGTAATTGCGCCGATAAACACTATCCCAAACGGACTCTGTGTTCCCATGTTAAATGTATAAGTTAAAACTCCATCTGTTCCTTCCATGTCATACAAATCTACTTTGACAATATGATTTCCTATATTCCTCCAAACATAATCAAAATCCCAATGAGAACTCTGTACAGATGTGGGAGGAATAGCATCTACTTGCTGATCGTTGTAGAATACTCTGATTCCCATTGTAAAACTATCTACTTCATCATAATCAAACCCTTTAGTGACTTTGATGAGAAATTGAGATGGTTCATCAATTTGTGGGAACTCTGGGGCTGTAGCAACTTGGACTCTGTAGCCACCATATGATTGCTCAGCAGAATTGAACATGGAATGGGCATAAGCTGAACTAAATCCTGAAAATGATGAAAACATCAAAACAAAGATCAAAAAACATGATCGCTTTATCGTCATTCAGTTTTATGTATGGAATAGATGAATATATTGTAAGTCAAATTTATGAGGAAAATCTTCAAAACCTTTAAATCCTTATTGGCAAGAAACTCAATCGTTGACCCTCGTTACAAAATCAATCGATATCAAAACACCTGTAGAGAATGTTTTCACCTACTTTGCAAGACCAGAACATGTTTCTGATCAAATCAAAAATGACACTGTAGGCATGACAGTCGTTCCTATGGACATTAAAGAAGGAATGGGTGTTGGTACAACCTTTAGAATTATCGGTGACTTTAGCGGAAAACGTTTAGAGTGGGATTGTGAAACAACTGAATTCATCAGAAATGAAAAAATCACTGCCAAACAAATTGAAGGTCCTTTCAAGAACTGGCAAATTACCAACGAATTCAAAGCACTAGGTAATAACCTCACAAGAGTAACCATGTCAGTAGACTATGAAATGCCATTTGGTCCCCTAGGAGCAATTTTGGATAAAGCAAAGTTTGCAAAATCTGCTGAGAAAGGAATGGAAACTGCTCTATACAACGTTAGAGGACTACTAGAAGGAAACGGTTCAATTCCAGTATACATTACACTAGATGCATACCAAAAACTTCTAGCCGAAAAGAAAAAGATGAACGATGTTCCAGTTTCAACTGCACTTACAGCAATCATTGAAAAGTACAATGAAATTGAAGCTAAAGCACAAAACTAAAAATTTTCATTTATTTTAAAACTTAAGATTAATAACAACTCTAGGCTTATCCATTTTGGTGGGTCTATGGCGCAGCCAGGTAGCGCACCGGACTCTTAATCCGGTTGTCAAGGGTCCGAATCCCTTTAGACCCGCTTTTTAATTTTAAAATAAACTTCTAAAATTGATATTTTTTCTAAATGAAATTATTTTTCCACTTTAATTTGATTGTATTTTTTCGCAAGGGCAAGCAATTCGTTAATTCCCAATGGTTTTGAAATCACTTTGATTAATCCCTGTTTAATTGCCTCTTTGTTTTTTAAATCAGATTCTGAGAATCCTGTAATGATTACAACATTTGCCTTATTGTCAATTTCTTTAATTTGTTTGAATGCTTGATATCCATCAAGTATTGGCATATCTCCGTCCATGATTGTCAGATGTGGTCTGAATTCTTTGAATTTCTTTACCCCTTCTTCTCCATTAAACGCCATTTCTACATCAAACTCATGCATCTCTAAAATCTCTCTGTAAATTTGAATTAAATCTTCATCATCCTCTACGATTAGAACTGTCCCACTCATGACCAGATAAGACTATCATATTTTGTTATTAAAGAATAAGTCAGTATTGATTATAACATATTCCTCATTATCTATTATTTTTATCTATAAATTTTGGGAAAAATGCTATTGATTTTATGTGAAAATGTATATTCATCAATTCTAGAATATATGTCAAATCAGGAGAGTTGAACTTTGAGTGAGTCTATTTTAAAAACAAATTTGATTGATAATAAACGGATCTTAATCTGGCTAATTGTAACTCTGGTAGGATTTACCATTCTTTATCAATTAAGACCATTTCTTGATGATGATCAATTTATGTGGATCTCAATTCCTGCATATGCGATCCTTCCTGCATTAATGGCATCTTTTGCTATGTTTATTGCAGTAAAATTACATAAGCAAAAAAATCCAAACGCAAAGGCTTTTGTATTTTTTGCTTTAGGTTCCGTATTTTGGTTTATTGCTGAACAATTATGGCAATTATATGATCATGTGTGGCAAGGTGATCCATTTCCATCAGAAGCTGATATTTTTTACATTGCATCATATCCATGTTATGTTATATTTTTACTCATTCATCTAAAACCTACACTAAAATCAGTTAACAGAAATGTTTGGTTATTTGCAATTGCACTTTCTTTTTCTTTTCTGATCCCCTCTATTATGGCAGCATATGAAGACATGCAAGGAGAGGATCTATTTTCTACATCTATAGCACTTGCATATCCAATATTATCATCAGTACAATTGGTTCCTGCCATTGTTGGTATCATGTATCTTGTCAAAAAATCATCTCATGTTTTCTGGGTGTTAATTATAATTGGATTTATTATGTATAATATTGCAGATACTTATTTTTTATTTGCTGAATTAGATGGAACATATTATGATGGTCATCCTGTAGATTTGATTTTTGTTTATGGTTTCATATTTTTCATTTTCTCATTGTATCACCGTTCAAAATTCATACCTATCTCTGATTACAGTGATGATCTTTTTTCTGAAAAAGTTAAATTTGAAACAATAACTAAATTTGGAATTCCACTTACTGTAGCAATTGTTTGCATGGTTGTCTTGACCATTCTTATCAATTCAACTTTTGACACTGTTGAGCAAGATATTTCTCATAATCTTTTCTTTGGAGTTGTGGCGATATTAGGTGTTGTAGCAGTTATTGTATTTACAATCAACAAGAATCTCTCTCGTCTGGTTAAAATGAGAACTGCTGAACTTACTGAGCAAAGAGACAACCTTGAAAATCTAGTTGAAGAAAAAACTCAACAAGTGCTAAAATCTGAACGATTATCTGCAATTGGAGAATTATCTGGACGACTTGCACATGACTTGAGAAATCCATTATCTGTAATGAAAATGTCTGTAGATTTGATTAAACAAAGTCCACAGGATTTAAAAATATCTGATCCTAATATTGTAAAACGAGTTGAGTTAATCGAAAAGAGTATTAATAGAATATCTCACCAAGTTAATGATGTTTTAGGCTATGTCAGGCTTTCTCCATTAAAATTATCAAATGTCTCTTTGTATGATGCTATTAGTGGGTCATTGAAAAAAATAAATATTCCATCTGACGTCCAAGTGGTTCTTCCTCAAAATGATATGCGTGTTGATTGTGATGTCATAAAACTTGACGCAGTTTTTATCAATCTAATTGTCAATGCAATACAGGAATTACCTCAAGGAGGAAAAATTACAATTCAAATCTCAGAAAAAGATAATGCAGCAATTTTAAAATTTATTGATTCAGGAAAAGGAATTCCTGATGAAGACATATCCAAAGTATTTGAGCCCCTATTCACTACTAAACAAAAGGGCACTGGACTAGGTCTGGCAAGTTGTAAAAATATTATTGAACAACACCATGGAGAAATTAGTGTCACAAATAATCCTACAACTTTTACTATAATTTTGCCAAAAATGTTGTCAATTAAACACAAAAAATCTAAATAAAATTACAACTTTTTTAATAAAGTAAATCTTGGCTTTTCAGGCTCTATGTCTTCATGCATATCTACATTACTGACAAATTTTACGTTATAATCTAGCCATCTTTGTTTCATGTTGCGAAACTTTTGATTTTCATCAATTTGTTTTTCTGTCTCTTCAAACTTTTCACAATTCATTATGTATTTGCATGCAACCCTGAACATTTCTGAAATTCCTTTTTCTAGCGTATCATCATCCAAATAGTTCATTAATCCATGAGTAAACACAAAATCTACTGAGCTGTCTTCAAACGGTAATTCCACAATTGAGCCTTTTTTGAAATCTGCAATAGATAATTTTTCTTTTGCTATGTTTAATGCATTATCATTTAGATCAACGCCATAAATTTGAAATGTATTTGGAAATAATCTTAGATCAATTCCTGTACCGCACCCGATTTCTAGAACACTTGTACATCTCAAAGAAATGGCTAAATCCCGAACAAATTTAGAAAATTCTTCATTATACCTTGTTTCATTCTCATTAGAGTATATGTTCCAAAATTCTTCGTTGTAACTCATAGAATTTTTTAAACAAAGCTGTATTTGATACTAATTGTTTAGTGATTGCATTTGCATGGGATAAGTTTCGTATCAAAAGTGCAATCATGGGGTCCATCTGATTTTCCTTGCGTTGGAATTTCTTTCATACAGTCATTATGGCGACCTTTTCTACAAAACCAGCATATTTCTTGCGTGTCACCAGTAGCGCATGAATCCATAATTTCTAGTCTCTCTTGTGGCTAAAAAACTTCATGGAATTTAGATAAATGTCAACCATGGCAAGAATCTCTCATCTTTTCCCATGACTACGTCTGTAAATGATTTTTGTAATGCTTTAGTGATACTGCCCATCTTTCCATTTCCAATCTTTACTTTGTCTACTTGAGTTACAGATTTTACTTCAGCTGCTGTACCTGTCATGAAAATTTCATCTGCATTATAGAGATCGTCTCGTTCTAGATCCCGCTCAATAACAAATCCTCCATTCTCTTCAATCATTTGAATAATGCTATCTCTAGTAATCCCTTCCAATCCTCCTGCTGAGAGTGGTGGAGTTTGAATAATGTCGTCTTTAATGATGAAAATATTTTCTGCACTGCCTTCTGCAACTTTGCCGTGATAGTTTAACATAATCGCTTCATCATATCCATTTTCTAATGCTTCCATTCTTGCAAGTGCAGCATTTGCATAGTTTGATGCAGCTTTTGCTTGCATTGGCTGAGATCTTGAATCAATCTTAGTCCAACTTGACACTTTACATTTTGCTCCTGAAAATTTACCTGCTTTTGACTCGCCCATCTTCCATTCCCAACATGAAATTGAGACATCTACTTTATTGGTAGTGGGAGTTAATCCCATTGTTCCATATCCATAATATGCTAATGGTCTAATGTATGACTCTTTGAGCCCTCCAGCTTTTACAGTTTGTACAATTGCATCTGAAATTACTTTTTTTGAAAATTGCATTTTCATTGAATAGAGTTTTGCTGATTTGAAAAATCTATCAACATGTTCAGGCAATCTAAAAATTGCAGATCCTTTTGGGGTGTCATAGCATCTAATTCCCTCAAAAATTGATGTTGAATAATGTAAGGCATGAGTCAATACGTGAACTTTGGCATCTTTGAATGGTACTAATTTTCCATTCATCCAAATTTTTCCAATCTCTTTCATAGGAGAGCAAAAAAACAATGCTAATTTAAAGAATTATCTTTTTACCTACTTTTGAAGCATCTCAAACTTCATATTCTATTTATTATTAGTTCAAGTATGGAGTGGGCTCTAGGATTTGCTGGAATTGCATGTCTTGTCGTAGGTTTAGTTGGTCAGGCATTTGAAATGAGAAAAATTCGTCTGACCACATACAAAGATGAGGATTTAGGCTCAGTCAATATTTTCATGAATAAGAAAAACTACAAGTGGTATGCCTTGCTAGGAATAGGAATTGTTTTGTGGTACGCAGCTGAACGTATGTGAATGGATCTATATAGATCAGGTCTAAATACTATGAATTGTAATGTATAATATCGCGTGTTTTGGGTAACGCCGGACTAACTCTAGATAAAGGTCCAAGAACAAACCCACGAATGGTGATTACAGGTGAAAGCCCGTAACGCCACTTTTACATTAAACAAAATTAATCTTTGAAATTTCTTGATGTACTGCTTTGATAGCTTTTGTAATGTTGTCATGTGAATCTTCTACAACAATAATTATTCGTGAAGTTTCTTCTTGTGCATCCATGTTCAAAATGTTTAATCCTGATTCACCAATCTTTGCACTAGTTCTAGAGGCTACTTGCTGAACTCTCCACATCTCATCACCGATTAATGTAATGACGCCCCGGTTGTATGTAATCGTGGCAAGTGAATCAAATGCTAAAAGATACTTTTCATTCCTCTTAACATACTCTCCATCTAAGAATAATATTCTGGAGAATTCTATTCCATCTTTTGTAAATGGTGATAATATGATGAATTCACTGTAATGCTTGTCCTTTTCCAAAGATGTCAATAATCTTTGAATTGAATTAGTTTCAATTCTAAATATCGCGCAATTCTTTTTTCCTGTTACTATTTTGATTGGATGTCCTTTCTGCTCTTGTAGACTTCTTTTAATCGTGGTAATTTTTTCGGGATTTTTCATATTTGTAATTATGATTGGCATATCTACACCATTCTCAACAATCTCTTTAATTGCAATTGGATCTAAAATTTTCATTCCAAACATTCCTGCCAGTCTTGCTTCGTTATATGACAATTGAATTACTTCTCTTAATTCGGAATCTACTATTTTTGGATCTGCAGAAACTACTGCACTGTCCTTCTCAAAGTCTATGCTAGTTTCATATTTTTTATGAAATAATATTCCTAAATCTGCTGCAGTTCTGTCTGATCCTCCACGCTCGTATGTTGTGGTAATTCCATCTATTGTTTTACCAATAAACCCGCCTATAGTAACTACTTGATTATTATCTACCAGTTCTGCAATCTTACCCATTTTCTCTTTGGATTCTGTTCTGAGAAAATTTGTAAATTCTATATTGTGATCAGTAATAATTGGCCAGTCATCAAATTTCACTGCCTCCGTCCTGATATCGTTACTTCTTAGAATATGGGTCATTACATGTGACATTAAAATTTCTCCTGAAAACGCCAATGCATTTGAACGCACTTCGTTGACAAATTCTTTACTGTCAAATGCCTGATCTAGTGCTTTTTGTGCTTTTTTTAAGTGAAAATCAATTGTTTTTTTACAATTTTCTTTATTATCTTCATCAACCATATCCAGGATTTTTTGATAAGTTGATTTTACAATATCTAGAGATGGTTTTATTCCATTTTCTGCGTTTTTACCCTGCTCTAAAATAATATCTGTCAACGAACGCTTTTTTTCATTGTAAATTGTTAATGGGGCTGAAAAAACTGCAATTACTTTGGAATCTGTTTTTAAATCAGAAATTCTTTGAATTATTTTTGGAATTGTCTCACCATTTTGACCTATGGCACTACCGCCGAATTTGGCAACTATTAGCTTAGTCATAGTACTTTATCAAAACCAAATGGCCTTCTATTAAGCATTTGATTGCTAATTCGTTAGTTTCTGAATAATTTTTGCTGCAACTTTTGCACCATCTGTATTTACTTGGTTTCTTTTGGCTTCTAATTTTTCTAAAATTAATTCTTCTAATCTATTAATATCTCCAGACTCAAATCCCTCTTCTTTTGCATTGTCTTCTTGTTCAAAATGTCCTTTGATTGGTATGAATATTGCAGGAGTTCCATATGCGTTAGCCTCGTCTATAGTTGATTTTCCTGCCAATGAAATAACCACATCTGCTGCAAAAATTAATTCATGCAGATTATCAACAAATCCCAAATTTTTTACATTCTCAAATTTTTTGTTTAGTGTTGGACCTGAAACCAAAATCACGTCTACATCTTGATTAATTTTTGCAATAGCCCCTAGTGCTTTTTCGATTAGAAATAATCCTGCACTAGTTCCACCTATGGATATGATTATGGTCTTTTTTCCAAAAGAGAATCTCTTTCTTAATTCTTCCCTAGTGTAATTAGTTTCTCTGACAATAGGCCCAACTCTTTTAATATTGTCATGATCGTCTCCTAGTTCAGGAATTATCACTGTATCGCATTTTTTAATTATCACTTGCATCGACTTGTTCATCTTTTTTTCTACAAATGATGCTATTCCTTTAGTAAAGTGGGTTTCTAAGACATCTGTAATTAACACTGTTGGAATTTTCATCTCCTGTGATACAGTTAGTGATGCAAAATCTTCATCACTAATAACCAAATTTGGTTTGTCATTTTGTAGAATTTTTTCTGAAATATTTTTACAATCTCTATAATATTGATAATAATTCCATAACCACTTTGCTGGATTCTTTAGAGTTCCGTTTTCGATAGTAAACAAAGGTGGATTGTATGCATCTTGTACACTATAATCTAATTTTTTTAGAATTCTTGCAGCACCGCTTCCAGTTACAAAATTTGTTGAAATATTTTCAAAATTGTTTACTATTGCAATATCGCGAGTCACATGACCCAATCCAATTGGACT comes from the Candidatus Nitrosopumilus sediminis genome and includes:
- a CDS encoding plastocyanin/azurin family copper-binding protein yields the protein MSHDNSQVYRTTSARTGKMMAIMLGICIVGGAIFFGMWDYWISQPAPVVAMMAGGDDHAAPATQTGKTITQDLRFIESSDFRTLAFNALPGEPDNNPTINMNVGDKVIFNVENAGKSFHSFGVTKDAEGFGGIIPGSEVALASNPLKPGEGGTSEFVAGEEGTYYYICTVPGHRDQGMVGEIIVGPAQAGSSGVAAAPTGVSHDFTLDFVESADFRTLAFNALPGEEGHNPDIRVNSGDKVTVTANNLGKSFHAFGVVSNPEDFNSIVMDSAIAAATNPLKPGEGGSVTFTAGAPGTYYYICTVPGHALQGMQGTFIVE
- a CDS encoding COX15/CtaA family protein; this translates as MAIQYLALATMIVLYSLMFIGGYISAAGLGLTCPEWPLCPNGVMPSEEYLIEWIHRTTAATTGVLVVSTMIASLINKNSDLKIKITSSLATGLVITQITLGALVIDTKLHAVLVAIHLGIGIWLFAMVLLTVLFAFRISKSSKAITA
- a CDS encoding SRPBCC family protein, which codes for MTLVTKSIDIKTPVENVFTYFARPEHVSDQIKNDTVGMTVVPMDIKEGMGVGTTFRIIGDFSGKRLEWDCETTEFIRNEKITAKQIEGPFKNWQITNEFKALGNNLTRVTMSVDYEMPFGPLGAILDKAKFAKSAEKGMETALYNVRGLLEGNGSIPVYITLDAYQKLLAEKKKMNDVPVSTALTAIIEKYNEIEAKAQN
- a CDS encoding response regulator, which codes for MSGTVLIVEDDEDLIQIYREILEMHEFDVEMAFNGEEGVKKFKEFRPHLTIMDGDMPILDGYQAFKQIKEIDNKANVVIITGFSESDLKNKEAIKQGLIKVISKPLGINELLALAKKYNQIKVEK
- a CDS encoding sensor histidine kinase yields the protein MSESILKTNLIDNKRILIWLIVTLVGFTILYQLRPFLDDDQFMWISIPAYAILPALMASFAMFIAVKLHKQKNPNAKAFVFFALGSVFWFIAEQLWQLYDHVWQGDPFPSEADIFYIASYPCYVIFLLIHLKPTLKSVNRNVWLFAIALSFSFLIPSIMAAYEDMQGEDLFSTSIALAYPILSSVQLVPAIVGIMYLVKKSSHVFWVLIIIGFIMYNIADTYFLFAELDGTYYDGHPVDLIFVYGFIFFIFSLYHRSKFIPISDYSDDLFSEKVKFETITKFGIPLTVAIVCMVVLTILINSTFDTVEQDISHNLFFGVVAILGVVAVIVFTINKNLSRLVKMRTAELTEQRDNLENLVEEKTQQVLKSERLSAIGELSGRLAHDLRNPLSVMKMSVDLIKQSPQDLKISDPNIVKRVELIEKSINRISHQVNDVLGYVRLSPLKLSNVSLYDAISGSLKKINIPSDVQVVLPQNDMRVDCDVIKLDAVFINLIVNAIQELPQGGKITIQISEKDNAAILKFIDSGKGIPDEDISKVFEPLFTTKQKGTGLGLASCKNIIEQHHGEISVTNNPTTFTIILPKMLSIKHKKSK
- a CDS encoding class I SAM-dependent methyltransferase, producing MSYNEEFWNIYSNENETRYNEEFSKFVRDLAISLRCTSVLEIGCGTGIDLRLFPNTFQIYGVDLNDNALNIAKEKLSIADFKKGSIVELPFEDSSVDFVFTHGLMNYLDDDTLEKGISEMFRVACKYIMNCEKFEETEKQIDENQKFRNMKQRWLDYNVKFVSNVDMHEDIEPEKPRFTLLKKL
- a CDS encoding branched-chain amino acid transaminase, producing the protein MKEIGKIWMNGKLVPFKDAKVHVLTHALHYSTSIFEGIRCYDTPKGSAIFRLPEHVDRFFKSAKLYSMKMQFSKKVISDAIVQTVKAGGLKESYIRPLAYYGYGTMGLTPTTNKVDVSISCWEWKMGESKAGKFSGAKCKVSSWTKIDSRSQPMQAKAASNYANAALARMEALENGYDEAIMLNYHGKVAEGSAENIFIIKDDIIQTPPLSAGGLEGITRDSIIQMIEENGGFVIERDLERDDLYNADEIFMTGTAAEVKSVTQVDKVKIGNGKMGSITKALQKSFTDVVMGKDERFLPWLTFI
- a CDS encoding aspartate kinase, whose amino-acid sequence is MTKLIVAKFGGSAIGQNGETIPKIIQRISDLKTDSKVIAVFSAPLTIYNEKKRSLTDIILEQGKNAENGIKPSLDIVKSTYQKILDMVDEDNKENCKKTIDFHLKKAQKALDQAFDSKEFVNEVRSNALAFSGEILMSHVMTHILRSNDIRTEAVKFDDWPIITDHNIEFTNFLRTESKEKMGKIAELVDNNQVVTIGGFIGKTIDGITTTYERGGSDRTAADLGILFHKKYETSIDFEKDSAVVSADPKIVDSELREVIQLSYNEARLAGMFGMKILDPIAIKEIVENGVDMPIIITNMKNPEKITTIKRSLQEQKGHPIKIVTGKKNCAIFRIETNSIQRLLTSLEKDKHYSEFIILSPFTKDGIEFSRILFLDGEYVKRNEKYLLAFDSLATITYNRGVITLIGDEMWRVQQVASRTSAKIGESGLNILNMDAQEETSRIIIVVEDSHDNITKAIKAVHQEISKINFV
- a CDS encoding glycosyltransferase; translated protein: MNFSFFSSPIGLGHVTRDIAIVNNFENISTNFVTGSGAARILKKLDYSVQDAYNPPLFTIENGTLKNPAKWLWNYYQYYRDCKNISEKILQNDKPNLVISDEDFASLTVSQEMKIPTVLITDVLETHFTKGIASFVEKKMNKSMQVIIKKCDTVIIPELGDDHDNIKRVGPIVRETNYTREELRKRFSFGKKTIIISIGGTSAGLFLIEKALGAIAKINQDVDVILVSGPTLNKKFENVKNLGFVDNLHELIFAADVVISLAGKSTIDEANAYGTPAIFIPIKGHFEQEDNAKEEGFESGDINRLEELILEKLEAKRNQVNTDGAKVAAKIIQKLTN